In Eublepharis macularius isolate TG4126 chromosome 4, MPM_Emac_v1.0, whole genome shotgun sequence, the following are encoded in one genomic region:
- the LOC129328045 gene encoding H-2 class II histocompatibility antigen, E-S beta chain-like — MGAEESRAKAANEERPGCRSGCCRVEVSQAAARPRELPATGAQKLSHGGHRLLQEPFAGSLAQHLPTLLRTEEEAKALFAPLQGTDKVSPQGWKGFFCGAAMGPGLILLEALLVLMGLSLVPGAERRLKTPAARFLYQGKAECRLANGTRGEVRFLLRYIYDRQEIARFDSRRGTFEAVTELGRPDADYWNSQPGILDYKRGEVERFCRHNYGIYEHFLTTRKVQPTVKISPTKAEPLSHHTLLICTAAGYYPSEIKIKWLKNGQEQTEGVGYSDALQNGDWTFQNQVMLETVPERGDIYACQVEHSSREEPITVQWEPQTSDSAKSKVWTGVVGAVLGVVFVAVGLALYLKSGKATPLPPATALIR; from the exons atGGGTGCGGAGGAGAGCAGGGCCAAGGCAGCCAACGAGGAAAGGCCTGGGTGCCGATCTGGCTGTTGCCGGGTAGAGGTGTCCCAGGCTGCAGCTAGACCGAGGGAACTCCCGGCCACTGGAGCCCAGAAG TTGTCCCATGGGGGACACCGTCTTCTTCAGGAGCCCTTCGCAGGCTCTTTGGCCCAGCACCTGCCCACCCTGTTGAG GACAGAAGAAGAGGCAAAAGCGCTTTTCGCTCCCCTGCAGGGAACAGACAAAGTTTCTCCCCAGGGCTGGAAGGGGTTTTTCTGTGGGGCAGCCATGGGGCCTGGCCTGATCCTGCTGGAGGCACTGTTGGTGCTGATGGGGCTGTCCCTGGTCCCTGGGGCAGAGAGGAGGCTCAAGACCCCCG CCGCCCGTTTCCTGTACCAGGGCAAGGCCGAGTGCCGCCTCGCCAACGGGACTCGGGGCGAGGTGCGCTTCCTGCTGAGGTACATCTACGACCGCCAGGAAATCGCGCGCTTCGACAGCCGCCGCGGGACCTTCGAGGCCGTCACGGAGCTGGGCCGGCCCGACGCCGACTACTGGAACAGCCAGCCGGGGATCCTGGACTACAAGCGGGGCGAGGTGGAGCGCTTCTGCCGCCACAACTACGGGATCTACGAGCACTTCCTCACCACCAGGAAGG ttcAGCCCACGGTGAAGATCTCCCCCACCAAGGCCGagcccctgtcccaccacaccCTCCTGATCTGCACCGCGGCAGGATATTACCCCTCGGAGATTAAGATCAAGTGGCTGAAGAACGGGCAGGAGCAGACGGAGGGGGTGGGGTACTCGGATGCGCTCCAGAACGGAGACTGGACCTTCCAGAACCAGGTGATGCTGGAGACAGTGCCTGAGAGGGGAGACATCTACGCCTGCCAGGTGGAGCACAGCAGCCGGGAGGAGCCGATCACCGTGCAGTGGG AGCCACAGACCTCGGACTCTGCCAAGAGCAAAGTGTGGACGGGGGTCGTGGGGGCCGTGCTGGGGGTGGTCTTTGTGGCCGTGGGACTCGCCCTCTACCTGAAGAGCGGGAAAG CAACTCCCCTCCCACCTGCTACAG CCCTCATCAGGTAA